A window of the Mesotoga prima MesG1.Ag.4.2 genome harbors these coding sequences:
- a CDS encoding HAD family hydrolase yields MIRAVIFDMDGVIIDSEKLYRRACTELVSELGGKISDELFEKQMGLKMSQTQRVIVQTAGLDMEPEEFGRRYMERYLELARETVVPNIGLIELLDFLYGKVELAIASSTEKSAVEELMKKINVLEYFSVIVGGDEVRESKPSPMIYQRASRLLGIAPEDCIVIEDSPNGIRSGFMAGMEVLGVRHEENIDLDLSLSKHVFDNLNGVREYLEKRFDSLI; encoded by the coding sequence ATGATTAGAGCAGTAATATTCGATATGGATGGCGTGATAATCGATTCCGAAAAGCTCTATAGAAGGGCCTGTACCGAACTGGTTTCGGAGCTTGGTGGAAAGATAAGTGATGAGCTCTTCGAGAAGCAGATGGGTCTTAAAATGTCTCAAACTCAGAGAGTAATTGTTCAGACTGCCGGTCTGGATATGGAGCCTGAGGAATTTGGCAGAAGGTACATGGAAAGGTATCTCGAACTTGCCAGAGAGACCGTGGTTCCAAATATCGGATTGATTGAGCTTCTTGATTTTCTTTATGGAAAGGTAGAACTGGCGATTGCATCGTCGACGGAGAAGTCCGCTGTTGAAGAGTTGATGAAGAAAATAAACGTGCTCGAATACTTCTCGGTAATCGTCGGGGGAGATGAAGTTAGGGAATCTAAGCCATCGCCGATGATCTATCAAAGAGCTTCGCGGCTTTTGGGAATTGCCCCGGAGGATTGCATTGTTATTGAAGACTCGCCAAACGGCATTAGAAGCGGTTTCATGGCCGGAATGGAGGTTCTTGGGGTAAGGCACGAGGAGAACATAGACCTTGATTTGTCGCTTTCAAAACATGTGTTCGATAATCTGAACGGGGTTAGAGAGTATTTGGAAAAGAGGTTCGATAGTTTAATTTAA